In the Deltaproteobacteria bacterium genome, one interval contains:
- a CDS encoding IS1595 family transposase — RFNRRFWEPQMFNRMLHACLNSDTSTFAELRT, encoded by the coding sequence CCGTTTCAACCGCCGCTTCTGGGAACCGCAAATGTTTAACCGGATGCTTCATGCTTGTCTCAATTCGGATACAAGCACTTTTGCAGAGCTAAGGACATAA